GGTCCGGCCGGGCGACCCGGACGGTGGCGGCGGCGCAGTGGGCGACGGTGACCAGGGAGTGGGCGTCGATGGTGTGGATGTGGGTGCGTTCGCGGGGCATCCGGCCGCGGATGTGGTCCCACTCGGGCACGAGCCGGGTCCACAGGCCGTGCCGGTCCATGGCGTCGATGACCTCACTTGTGTGGTTGGGGTGGGCCAGCAGGGAGAAGAAGTCGTCCGCGGCGGCCGGCTGCCACACCTCGGGCAGGTCGGGCAGCTGCGCGAGCCGGGCCCAGGTGTGCTCCGAGACGGGCAGCCCGGTACGCGCGCTCGCGGCGGCCACGCGCAGTAGCAGGGCGGGGTCGCCGAGGTCGGGGCTCCGCGACAGGACGATCTCCCCGCCGGATTCGACGACGTCGAGGTCGAGAGGGCGACGAGTGGTCCGCGGGGTCGACCTCGCCAGCACGCTGCGGGCGGTGGCCAGGCCGACGGTCAGCGCCTGGTCGATGGCGCGGGCGGCGTCGGCGATGGCGGCGGAGAGCTCGTACCGGTCCCCCATGCCGACCAGTTCGGCGATGTCCCCCGCGAATTCGGGGTCGAGAACGTCACGACGCCGCCGCGCCTGCGCATGTAGGAGGGTGCGGACGTCGAGAAGCAGCCGCCGCTGCGCGTGCAATGGCGGGGCGTCGCAGAGGTTGGCCATCGCCAGCGCGCGGAGCAGCTCCGCGTCGCGCAGGCCCCCGCGGCCGTGCTTGAGATCCGGATGCGTCATGGTGACCACCGACCCGGCGCGACGCCAGCGGGTCGCGGCGGTGGCGACCACCGCGTCGAAGTTCCGGGAGATCTGCTCCCGCCAGCGCCGCCGCACCAACGCCGTCGCCCGCTCGCTGAGCTCCGCGTCCCCGCGCAGGTGCCGCATCTCCAGCAGTGCCAGCCCCGCCGTCGAGTCCGCGGCGACCATGTCCGCGCACTCCTCCGGGGTCCGCACGGCGTGGTCGAGGTGGAACTTCGCGTCCCAGATCGGGTACCAGAGCTTGTCGACGTCCCCCGGCTCCCCCGGCTCCGTCCCGGCCGGGTGCAGCAGCACCAGGTCCAGATCGGAGTAGGCGGTCATGTCCTCCCGCGCGAGAGAGCCGGTGGCCACGAGGGCACAACCCTCGGGCACCGGCAGTGAGTCGATCAGGTCGAGGGCCCGCGCGACGGCCCCGGCCCTGATCCGGTGGGGATCAGTCCGATCAGACGGCATCGTCGTTGCGCTCGCCCGTCCGCACCCGGATGACGTGCTCGACGGAGGTCACCCACAACTTCCCATCCCCCGTCTTACCCGTGTAGGCGGCCCGGGTGATGGCGTCGAGGACATCATCGAGCAGGTTGTCGGCGATGACGACCTCGAGCTTGACCTTGGGCACGAACTCCGTGGCGTACTCCGCACCCCGGTAGACCTCCGTGTGGCCACGCTGCTGGCCGTACCCCTGGGCCTCCGTCACGGTCATGCCGTGCACACCGACCGACTCCAGCGCCTCACGCACGTCACCGAGGGTGAAGGGCTTGACTACGGCTGTCACGAGTTTCATCGGTTCTACTCCTGGGAGGTCGGGGCGGTGGGGGCGGTGGCGGTCGAGGTTCCGGGGTACGGGCGCTCCGGACGCTCTGTGGCAGATCCTACTGCCATGGGGCGCGGCTCGGAGCCGACCAGGTCGTCGTAGGCGGACTCACGGTGCTGGTGGTAGTCGATGCCGGTGGACTCGGCGTCGTCGTCGATGCGCCAGCCCATCGTCGAGCGCAGCAGCAGACCGAGGATGAGGGTGACCACGCCCGCGAAAATCATGGCCACCAGGGCGATGACGATCTGCACGACGAGCAGCTTGAGGCCGTCGACCCCGCCGCCGGTGAACACGCCGGTGTCCGTGGCCACGAAGGCCAGGCCCACGGTGCCCCACAGGCCGGCGACGAGGTGGACGCCGACGACGTCGAGGGAGTCGTCGTAACCGAAGCGGTACTTCAGGCCCACGCCCAGGCAGGCCAGGACACCACCGACGGCACCGAGGATGAGGGAGGTCGCCGGGGTGAGCA
Above is a window of Corynebacterium suedekumii DNA encoding:
- a CDS encoding [protein-PII] uridylyltransferase, with product MPSDRTDPHRIRAGAVARALDLIDSLPVPEGCALVATGSLAREDMTAYSDLDLVLLHPAGTEPGEPGDVDKLWYPIWDAKFHLDHAVRTPEECADMVAADSTAGLALLEMRHLRGDAELSERATALVRRRWREQISRNFDAVVATAATRWRRAGSVVTMTHPDLKHGRGGLRDAELLRALAMANLCDAPPLHAQRRLLLDVRTLLHAQARRRRDVLDPEFAGDIAELVGMGDRYELSAAIADAARAIDQALTVGLATARSVLARSTPRTTRRPLDLDVVESGGEIVLSRSPDLGDPALLLRVAAASARTGLPVSEHTWARLAQLPDLPEVWQPAAADDFFSLLAHPNHTSEVIDAMDRHGLWTRLVPEWDHIRGRMPRERTHIHTIDAHSLVTVAHCAAATVRVARPDLLLLGALFHDIGKGYGRPHEQVGAEFVARMARRLGLNLPDRSRVQTLVAEHTTVARLSATRDPQADETRDALLDALHYDLITVNLLEALTEADAKATGPGVWNRRLETGLRQLSTRARRALTDLSPVRPLVHAPDDLGLRANVEDETITVWWRGTYQREIIRILAVAAAKAWRIVAARLATADDGTIHLELDIRPTLQTLDEAADATALAHAYHSGVYSAVPPAEPAPTATYWNGNVLEVRTTHRPGTFATLLSALPDVTWLSARTPGATMIVQVAVSGGVDRSKVGRDVTRVLTTG
- a CDS encoding P-II family nitrogen regulator; translation: MKLVTAVVKPFTLGDVREALESVGVHGMTVTEAQGYGQQRGHTEVYRGAEYATEFVPKVKLEVVIADNLLDDVLDAITRAAYTGKTGDGKLWVTSVEHVIRVRTGERNDDAV